Within the Halichoerus grypus chromosome 2, mHalGry1.hap1.1, whole genome shotgun sequence genome, the region GCACAGGGCAATTGAGTCAGTGTTTTGGCTCATGGTAAGAGTTTGTTTATCACATTATTTATAAACAAACACATGCACGCTTAAAGGACCATGTTGTGAACAATAATGAGTGTATCATCAAGCACAGATTTTAATCAATCTACATGTGTcccgattaaaaaaaaaaatttcaggcaGAACATGTGTAAAGAATGCTAATATATTCCCGAGACAGAGGCAGGGGGTAGGTACCAGCATCCCAGTGTGCTGTTCACTCACTGAAGTAGGATGCTCTGGAGTTCTGGGCACCATGGTGCCTTAGGCAGGGGAGATACTCTTAATCAGGGAAGATGTTCTTAGCAGGTTTTCCTTCTTGCGAATGATTGATCTGGAGGTTTCTGTTGCCCTCCATTGGTGGTCTCTGGCTGACACAGCCTTCCAATGATTCAAGGATGGGCTGTTTCCCTTTCAGTGACAAATACAGCTCTAGGGGTCCATTCTGGAGGGTTTTCCTGTGCATTATATTTATCCTATCGAATTCGAGGGCAGTTTTCCTCCCACGTATCTTTCAGAAGCAGTCCTGGTCTTAAATCATGAAGGCTTCTGATGCtaattaagtgagaaaaaaactTTAATGCAGCAACAGCCTTTCAACACCCCTAGATCATTCTATGAGCATTTAGTGAGTTGGAGTCTGTATTAGAACATttacctgccttctctcccaAACAAACCCTGCCTGGTCTTACtttgtcccttcccctctccatcCCTCCAGATTAAATAGTCCATTTATTCATTATTCCAGCAAACTCTTGTTTTgagcagcctttttttttccttaatgaccTGGCTTCTTTGCAGAACTTCAGGGCATCCTGCAGCAGGGCCCAGGCGAATGCTCGAGCTCTGTACCAGGAGACGAGAAGGTTCCTCAGCACTTCTCATCTGGAAATAGACAAAATACCAACCCACAAGGTTGcggtgaaaatgaaaaaacataaaatacatcctcaaaaattaaatctataattACCATATGAATTATGTacccaaatgaattaaaaaggtACATGCTCATAACAGCACTGTTCATGATCCACATGTCTAGATGAAGGGATAAACGAAATGTGGCGtgcccatacaatggaatatgctTCACCATAAACAGGAATGAAGAACTCACCTATGCTATGGCGTGGATGAACTTCAAAACCAtcctgctaagtgaaagaagcctgtcACAAAGGCTACATGTTGTACTTACATGAAATGTCTGGAATAAGCAACTCCATACAGACAGTGGTgataagtggttgccagggactgaggaaaaggaagaatgggaagtaactgcttaatgggtataggGTCTCCTTTGGGGACAATGGCAATGTTCTGGAACTGGATAGACGTGACCGTTGCACAATAGTTaactttatgttatgtgaatttcaactcaaatttaaaaaatcaaatgtaaatgtTGTAACACATTGGTCCAGAGCAGAGATAACTGTGTGTTTTCTTCCCAGAGGACCTGGGGAGaacacccccacacacccccagaCACAGCCCCAGTGTGAATTATTCCACTCTGCTTAAAGCAGCTGTAGTCAGTTCTGGCTGTTAATGGAAATTAGCTGGGGTGTGTGCAGTGGAATACCACAGAGCCTTTCAAGGCGTGAATGAGCTCTTATTTTTCAGattgagagaaaacagaaaatcacaaaATGATAGGTACAGTCCAGTCCTagttatgaaaattttaaagcacattATTGATTGCACATGGAAAATAcaaggtcaaaaaaaaaagtttgggagTTACCTCAAACTCAGGGCAGTGGTACCTCTagggagggaagagaatgggAATGAGGACTAGGGATATAATAGTTCCTCAAACAacactctgaaacaaatattaaaaatactgtcACTTGATCTAGATGGTGGTGCCCAGGTGTGTGTTATATACTGAGAGAATGTAAAAATGATGATGGCAatggtgatgctgctgctgctgatggttgtggaggtggtggtgatggtggtgatggaggtggtggtgatggtgatgatgaagatggtgtggtggtgatgatggagatggtggtgatggagatggtggtggtagtggtgatggagatggtggtggtagtggtgatggagatagtggtgatggtgatgatggagatggtggtgatgaagatgatggaGATGGTGTGGTGGTGAagatggagatggtggtgatggagatgatggagatggtgtggtggtgatgatgaagatggtagtgatggagatggtggtggtagtggtgatggagatggtggtgatggtggtgatggaggtggtggtgatggtgataatggagatggtggtgatggtgatgatagagatggtggtgatggtggtgatagagatggttggtggtgatggtggtgatggtgatgatggagatggtggtaatggagatggtggtggtagtggtgatggagatggtggtgatgatgatgatggagatagtgtggtggtgatgatggagatggtggtggtagtggtgatagagatggtggtgatggtgatgatggagatggtggtgatggtgataatggagatggtggtgatggtgataatggagatggtggtgatggtggtgatggagatggttggtggtgatggtggtgatggtgatgatggagatgttggtgatggtggtgatagagatggtggtgatggtgatgatggagatggtggtgatggtggtgacggagatggtggtggtggtgatagtgatgatggtgggaAAATTGCAGCTTCTGAAATGGAAAGCAAGGAATAACATTAGCAGTAGCACCAAGGGAAGGGTCTCCTGGAAAAATACAGTGAGCCATTAACTACAGAGGGGTCCTGGGGAGGTGGCGGGGCAGGTCCTGGGGTGTATCCCTGCTGGGACCTTCCTCCTGGGCAGGTGCCCTTAGCTGTGGGCAGTGCTGGGAACCCATGGCCCTGACTGAGTTCTGGGTGGGGCTACAGCCTGGCCATTTCTGCCCAAGGTGGGCATCCTCAGACAGCCTTTGCCTGGACTCTGTCAGTGGTTCACTTCCCCCATCCTCCAGTCCTGCTACctcccttttatctttttcagGCAGGGTTTGGGGGGTGGTAACAGAATAAGCCTTTTTGACAAGTCTGTGGTCCAGCTGGATGGGCACCTGTAAAGAGACTCATGACGCAAAATTTCTGTCTATGGAACCTCATTTTCCATGCAATTTAGTAATGCAACTGGAGATGAGTTCttatagaaaaattattatttcaaaacataaTGAACccaaaagcaaaactttaaagtcACATTAGTGAAAAGTGGAGGTTTTATGATTATAATTTGTGATTTAATGGTCCACAAAGTGAATCGCAGGCATGCAGAGTTACTTCTGCACAGAGCATAGTAGGTTTTAGGGGTGGGGCCCCCACAACCCCCTGGGCAGCAGCAACCCCTGCATTCCTGTTTCCTGCAGGAGCCCtggccccttcccccccccccccggctctgGACTAAGCAGTGAGCCCGTCTCTGTGGACGCCCAGGTCCTCTCGGGTCCAGGCCGAGGTCACCATGCAGAAGAGGAAGCTTCTCCTGGCCACCGTGTGGAAAAGGAAGGTTCTCCGTGTCCTCCACCTACCAGGGGCTGTCCCTGGCCACCAGTATCTTCAGGCCTTTCCCTACATCCCTCTCCCCATCCTTGGCCCCTGTTGCCTACACTCAGGACCGCCCAGGCCCTTCCCTACTGTCTGCAGAGTGTGTCCAGCATGCACACTGGATGTGCACCTGTCCTTCCCTCATGGTGCAAATGGAGAGAGGGCCATGGACTGTGTGGCCAGCGGCTCTGCAGGATGTCCTGACCAGGAGATGGGGGATCAAGTCTGCTCCTAGGGAGCTGACCCATGATTTTGGCGATAACTATCCTTGGTCATTTGTACATCCAAGTCTGTGGCCCTGGGACCTCAGGGCTcaggccccaggcctggctgctCAGTCACCTTGGCAGCTGGCCAAGGGCTGTGTTCCTGGAGGCTTTTCCCTGTGACCCAGACATGCCTGGGGTGATGGGGGTGTTTGGACCAAAGGCAGCAGATAAGCCCAAACATGATGAGGCCCATCCGACTGAATCACCTGCCCATGGAGGTGAAAATAAGGCCAAGAGCTGTGGTGGGGGTGACGCAGAGCCGCTCCTGTACCGAGATCCACGGGCTCGGGGTCTCCATCTGTCAGTGAGGAGTGGGGAGCAGTGCTCAGAGGGTCCCGGGCTCCATGAAAATGATGGAGCCATCTGAAAAAGACCTGACAATAAGGATGGTTAGGAtttttcagagacaaagaaaagaatagcaccCATAGAAGGAACAGGAAATTATTAAACAAAACAGAGTCACAGCTCCAAGAGGTGGAACGGCCGGAGGGTCACAGATGAAGGACAGAATGTGGAATGtacacacaacggaatattactcagcagtgAGAAGGAAGGGAATTCAGACACAAGCTACGCCATGGAAGAACCTTGAGGACGTTgtactaagggaaagaagccagacactaaTGGACAAATTCTGTATGACTGCACTTGTGTGAGGTCCCTAGAGGAGCGACATccgtagagacagaaagatgcAGGGATGGAGACAGGATTTGATGGgtcagagtttcagtttgggaagataaaaCCCTTTTGGAGATAGTGATGGTTGCCCAATGTGAATGTCATTATTGCCACTGGGTCATTGCCCTTTCAGTCTCTCGGACCCCCCACCTCCAATGTCCCCCTGCAGCGTGCACACAGGTCCCGGGCTTGATTGACAACCAGAAGTCAGAGGAGCTCAGGGAGACTGAGGAGAGCAGGTAGAGGGGCGATGGCAGGAAAACAGACGCCTTGTCCCACCCAGGGTGAGCACTGCTCGGACTCCCACTTGGGCGGCTGACCTCGACCTGGGGCCCTAGTGTTCCAGTGCCTGCCTTCCCCCGCCGGGCCATCGCCCCCCCAGACCCCAGCCCTCTCTCCTCTtgctctccccaacccccccaggAGCCCTCCTTGCGctggaccctcccccctccaatgccccctgcccccccacctcccccgccgCCACGCCCCCCACGCCGAgtcccctccctccagcaccGCCCCCACACGCTgcgccccctccctccagcaccGCCCTTCCCACTTCCCCAGTCCCCCAACGCCGCGCCCCCTCCCTCCAGCGGCCCCCTGGGCCCCGGGGTTATTAATAACCGCGCCTCGCATTCTCAGCTGGCGGCCGGGCAGGTGGCAGCGACGACCGGGTCCAGACGCGGAGCGCAGCTTTCCTGGCGGGACCTGCAGCGGACGTCCCTCCGCCGACCCCAGGAGACCGCGCCCCGCTCAGCGCTTGGGGACGTGCACGGGACCGAGGCTCAGGGTGGACCACACACTGGGGGAGTGAGGTGAGCAAGGGGCGCCAGCTGGAGTGCCCCGGCTGGGGCTGGaaaagtggggtgggggcgggtgtCAGAGAGAAGGACAGGAGTGTCGAGGCAAAGGGGTGACGGTGTTGGGGCATCGGGGTGTCCAGGCATCGGGATGTCAGGGTGATGGGGTGTCGGGGCGCCCTCCCGCAGGCCCCCTGCGAGCGCCGGGCCCACTTGGGAGCCGCAGGTGCGCAGGGCGGGATCCGTGGGGCTTCGCATCCCTCCTGGTGGTCCCTCCCTCAGGGCTTGCAGCCCTCAGGAGTGTGGGAGAGGGGCCCCTGGCCGGGAGGACGACCCCTGGCCAGGCACCAGACCAGAGGCTGGGCCGGGTCCTCTCTGCACACAGGGCTCTGGTCACGCAGGGTGGGACGGTCCAGactttatcattattataataGATATTGGACGTGCAGAGGGAGAAAGCCTGAAGCCATTAttatccctggaccctgggagcTGGGGTGACAGAGGCCCCTCCTCCGTGGTTAAATATCCCAcgtttttggtttctttctttctttctctctttctctctctgtctctctctctccctccctccctccctctctctttctcactctttctctccctctgtacttccttccttccttctttcttttcttttcttttctttctttctttctttctttctttctttctttctttctttctttcttccttccttccttccttccttccttccttccttccttccttccttccttccttccttttttccttgtgaggaTGCTCCTCATCCAGGAATCACAGACCTTAAGTATATGTGTCTGTTCCTGTGTAACCACCCCACCCAGATTGGAACAAAGCATGCTCCAGTCCCCCCACTCCCAAGGGCTCCCCAGTGCCCACCACCGttgacagccccccccccacaccaagTAACCACTACTCTGACCTCCACTGTCACAGCCCATCTTGCCTGTGCGTGAACTTCATGTACGGGAACCCACAGCTGCGTTCTGCTGGCTGATTTCCTTCACTCAACATAGTCATCCAGGTTATTGACTGAAGCGGGACTGCCATCTACTTCATTGCTACAGAGCATTTTAGGGAGATGTCAGAGTTTGTTTATCCACACTAGTTATTTATGGGCGTCTGGGTTGTTTTCAGCTCCTGGATATTAGGAATAGGCTGCTTGTCAACATTCTCACTCTTGTCTTTTTTGTGGACAATCGCACTTGTTTCTCTcgggggcagacggagagaggGACTGCTGGGGAAGAGGTCCTGTCTCACTGATGGTGCGGGTTGCTTCCTGAAGGGGCTACACCATTTCACACTCCCCCAGCTCCTCCGTGTGCCTCCTGACACCCCGCATCTGCCCCCTGCTCCTCCGTGTGCACCCTGACACCCCACACCTGCTCCCCAGCTCCTCCGTGTGCGTCCTGACACCCCGCATCTGCCCCCTGCTCCTCCGTGTGCACCCTGACACCCCGCACCTGCTCCCCAGCTCCTCTGTGTGCGTCCTGACACCCCGCATCTGCCCCCCGCTCCTCCGTGTGCACCCTGACACCCCGCACCTGCTCCCCAGCTCCTCTGTGTGCGTCCTGACACCCCGCATCTGCCCCCAGCTCCTCCATGTACCCTGACACCCACGATCTGCCCCCCGCTCCTCCATGTGCACCCTGACACCCCGCACCTGCCCCCCAGCTCCTCCGTGTGCGTCCTGACACCCTGCATCTGCCCCCCAGCTCCTCCGTGTTTGCCCTGAcaccctgcacctgcccccccGCTCCTCCATGTGTGCCCTGACACCCACGATCTGCCCCCCAGCTCCTCCGTGTGCCCTGACACCCGTGATCTGCCCCCAGCTCCTCCGTGTGCACCCTGACACCCTGCATCTGCCCCCCTGCTCCTCCGTGTGTGCCCTGACACCCGTGATCTGCCCCCAGCTCCTCCGTGTGCCCTGACACCTGCGATCTGCACCCCCCACTCCTCCGTGTGCCCTGACACCCCGCGATCTGCCTTTCTGGCTCTGGCCAATGCAGTGGGCATGTGGTGGTTTTGACCTTTGTTTCCCTGACGACTAATGATGCTGGGCATGTCCTCCTGTGCTTCTCGAacatttggatatcctcttttgAGAAGTTCCTGTTcagatcttctctttttcttcccctccaaACGAGTTGTTAGAGTGTATGGATTTATAGTTAGTTCATATATTTTGGTTACTAATTCTTTGTCTTCTAATAATCTTTTCCCAgtccataatttatatttttactctcTCGGTGGGGTCgctaattttaatgaagtctgtttgtttcctgttctTTTGTGAGAAATCTTTGCCTGCCCATGGTCATGCAGGTATTCTAGGTTTCTTCCAGGAGCTTGATTGATTAATTTAACCTATTATATGCAGGTCCACAATCcatcttgaattatttttgtgtatggcatgaGGTAGGAATCAAGGCTCATTTCCCCCATGTGGATACAGAGAGATTACAAATGCTTTCTCCTCTTCaccacacacttttttttctatctgaacttttaaaatcagTGGATATTACTTTTGCAAtctaaacaaaatgtattttttaaaacatgcagaAGAAATAAATTGGGAGAAAGCACAGCCCTCTGCAGGTCCCCCagcggggcggggtgggaggggccgTGCCCTCACACAGCCTCCTGGGAGCGGGAGGGGGCACCCGAGCTGATCTTTAATGAGCATCTTCTCCTGCAGACCGAGCTTGCTGCCCACAGATGCCTCCTCCCCGTCCGGAGGAGCAGCACGCCCCAGCACCAAGCCCCGCGTGAGGCAGCAGAGATGGCGCTGGGCCCCGAGCCAGTGAGCAGGTTCCCCGAGCTGGCTGCGACGGGCAGCCCTGTGCCCGAGCCGTCTGGTGCCCCCAACGCATCCGTCAACAGCTCCTGGGCCGGCGCAGCGGAGCCCAGCTCCCTGGAGGACCTGGTGGCCACTGGTGCCATCGGGGCCGCCCTCTCGGCCATGGGCGTGGTGGGTGTGGCAGGCAACGTGTACACGCTGGTGGTCATGGGCCGCTTCCTGCACGCCTCGGCCTCCATGTCCATCTATGTCATCAGCCTGGCGCTGGCTGACCTGCTCTACCTGCTCAGCATCCCCTTCATCGTGGCCACCTATGTCACCAAGCAGTGGCACTTTGGCGAAGTGGGCTGCCGGGTCCTCTTCAGCCTGGACTTCCTGACCATGCACGCCAGCATCTTCACCCTGACCGTCATGAGCAGTGAGCGCTACGCCGCCGTGCTGAGGCCCCTGGACACAGTGCGGCGTTCCAAGGGCTACCGCAAGATCCTAGCTCTGGGCACGTGGCTGCTGGCCCTGCTGCTGGCCCTGCCCATGATGCTGGCCATCCGGCTGGTCCGCAGGGGCCGCAAGAGCCTCTGCCTGCCGGTCTGGGGCCAGCGTGCCCACCGCACCTACCTGACGCTGCTCTTCGGGACCAGCATCGTGGGGCCCGGCGTGGTCATCGGGCTGCTGTACGTGCGCCTGGCCCGGGCCTACTGGCTGTCCCAGCGGGCCTCCTTCCTACGGACGCGGCGGCTGCCCAACCCCAGGGTGCTCTACCTCATCCTGGGCATCGTGCTGCTCTTCTGGGCCTGCTTCCTGCCCTTCTGGCTGTGGCAGCTGCTCGCCCAGTACCGTGGGGCCCAGCCGCTCACGCCCCGCGCCACGCGCATCGTCAACTACCTGACCACCTGCCTCACCTACGGCAACAGCTGCGTCAACCCCTTCCTCTACACGCTGCTCACCAGGAACTACCGCGAGCACCGCCGCCGCCCGCTCCGCCCCCGGGGAGCCAGCCGGCCCGCGCGTACCGACCCCTTCCCGCCGCCGCGCCGGGTCCGCTTCCAGCGCGGCTCCGGCCGCTCGCTGTCCTCCAGCGGCCAGCAGCCCACCGAGGGCCCCGCAGCGTCCCAGGCGGCCTCGAGAGCGGTCTGCGCCTGAGAGTCCCGCGGCCCCACACGAACGCTGGGGCCGAGGGCGGGAGGGGGCCTGAGTCCAGCAGGCAGCCTGCCCCCAGAGCCCCTCCTAGGCCCCCAGCGCCCCCGTGACTTAGTCTTCTTCCAGAAGGTTCTCTGCTCTCCCTTCTGCTTGGCTCAGTTCAGCATCATCAGCCATCTCCCTTGTGATGCCTGGAGGCCCCACTCCCCGAGCACCTAGGAGGCTCTGTGGGAGGCTCAGGCCCAGAAGCAGCTTCCGGAGATCCCAGCAAGCAGAGTCTCCACCACCCTCGGCAGGAGACGTGAGTGCTGGCCAGCGGCTGCCGTGCCGGCACACTCCTCCCTGGCTGGGCTGTGGTCCCTGTGGCACCAGCCCGCCCTGCCCCTGTCTGCGTTCCCGACCATTCTGCAGCGTCAGCATTGGAACAATAAACCCTGAGCTCTGCACCCCCGTCCCGCCTCAGTGTACGGATGGCATgttgaggggtggggaggcccTTCAGCACGAGGAGCCTGTCGGTCCGGCTGGGAGGATGCACGTCTTCCTTTGAGGCTTGGCTGGTGGCTGGTCCAGCTGTCTGGACATGGTGGGCAGGTGCCACCCGGCCTGAGCCAGGCCCCAGGGTGTGGGGCCTGAGACCCTGCGGCAAGGTAGGAAAAGACCGGCCCCAGCTtgctcagggaggaggggcagctgggtgatagcattgcggggggggggggggtgttcagATCACACCCCTTCTCAGCCTGGGGATTTAGCTCATGCCtcctggggacactgaggccaTCAGGCTCTGCCCGCAGAGAGCCCACGGGGAAGGGTTCTagacctctccccacccccagcctgtaCTCCCTGCACTGTGGCTCGGCACCCACCCTGCAGGCAGCTCTCAGTGCCATCTGGGCCCTGGTCCCCTTCAAGGCCTCGCCAGGATTCTGACACGTGGGCAGGCAGAGAACAGCTACCCCTGCCGCAGCCCCTAAAGGTAGGGTCTGGGGCCACTGGCCCCACTTAAGACCCCAAATGCTTTCGGAAGGAAATGGCCCGAAGTTTACACCTTGACAGAGACCCCAGGTCTCTGCTTCCCAAGTCCCGATTTTAGGATGTGCCAAGAAGCCCTAGCCTTGGAGACCAGACACCCCCAAAGCGTCCCTGCAGCCCCCATTCATCTGGACATGAGAATGTTTTGCACCATTTCTTGGAGTGATACTGAGAAAgttacattttaagatttttaaaaaattttttatttttttaagtaggctccatgcccagtgtggaacccaaagcagggcttgaacccatgaccttGAAaacaagacttgagctgagatcatgagccagacgcccaggcaccccaggaagttACATTTTTTACCCGACACTTAAGACCTGAATTGCACGCTCTGTGTCAGAGGGGACCTGAGTGTCCTGGTTAGTGCTCCCAGGGACACCCAGGTGTGccgagcagcaagcagagggaatggtGGAGGCAAAGGGCAGGCAGGGGCTCCGTGTCCCTATGATGGGCTTGGGGGACAGAGATGAGACTGGGAGTTGGGCGGCGTCCTGACCCCAGAGGCCTTGCACGGGGGACGGGGTTTATCTGAGACGGCAGTGGGGGCATGGAAGGACTTAGAGGCCACCAGCAGGCTGGGAGGTTAGGCCACAAGCCCCTGCTTCTGGGGTCAGGAGATGCCGGGCAAGGGGAGCAGCACAGGGCAGTGTGGGAGCTGAGCTATTCTGGGAAGTTGGCAGAGGGCTTCTGGCTGGGGGGTCCTGACTCACTGCAGGGGCCAGGGTACATCcctgagggggaaggagggagcctgCAGGTCCTGGGAGAGCGGTGAGGCTATAGACAGACACACACTCATCCACACAGAAGCGGGGCAGGAGTCCTGGGAGCCAcctccagggaggagggaggaagagcccCAGGAAAGCAATTTCGCTGGAGGGCCGGTCAGAGCAGGGGAGACACATGGGCCAGGTCCCTGCAGGCTGCTCTGGGGCCCAGGGCCCTTTGGAAATAGAAGACGGAGGTCCTGGCCCTGTGCAGACAAGCTTCGCCTCTGCCCAGCTGGGCTTGGGACCccttctgtgtgtctgtctgtctcccccatcaCTCAGGGCCAAGCCTGCGCTGCCCACCTCACGGCATAGATCCTTGAGCACGGGGTGTGTGGGTCGCCTGCCCCAGGACAGTCTGTTCCACCCAGGCCTCCAAcgcccaggacgctgggacccaCGATGGCCCAGCTCCACTGGGGCACGGCAGGCCCAGCAGGGCAGGCTCACCTGAGGTGGCGGGGATCCCAGAGGGGGGAGCTGCCTGGCAAAGGGCCAAGGCTTCGGGGGCAGAAAGGGAGAGCCCGAGGCTGCTGGCTTCACGGGCCTCACACCCACGGGCTTAGGTCTGGTCAGAAACGAAATCGAGGTCCTGCCTGCGGCAGTGTCCTGGCTGCAGCCCCGAGAGAAACCCCCCACGGTGtcctcctcatcctctccctcaTGACAAGTCTCTTCAGTCCCCAGTCCCAGCGTGGCCTCCCCTGGCTgacccccatccctctcccttgtccccccactcctgcccccacctcccgcctggcagaccccccatccctctcccttgtccccccactcctgcccccacctcctgcctggcagacccccatccctctcccttgtccccccactcctgcccccacctcccgcctggcagacccccatccctctcccttgtccccccactcctgcccccacct harbors:
- the UTS2R gene encoding urotensin-2 receptor, whose protein sequence is MALGPEPVSRFPELAATGSPVPEPSGAPNASVNSSWAGAAEPSSLEDLVATGAIGAALSAMGVVGVAGNVYTLVVMGRFLHASASMSIYVISLALADLLYLLSIPFIVATYVTKQWHFGEVGCRVLFSLDFLTMHASIFTLTVMSSERYAAVLRPLDTVRRSKGYRKILALGTWLLALLLALPMMLAIRLVRRGRKSLCLPVWGQRAHRTYLTLLFGTSIVGPGVVIGLLYVRLARAYWLSQRASFLRTRRLPNPRVLYLILGIVLLFWACFLPFWLWQLLAQYRGAQPLTPRATRIVNYLTTCLTYGNSCVNPFLYTLLTRNYREHRRRPLRPRGASRPARTDPFPPPRRVRFQRGSGRSLSSSGQQPTEGPAASQAASRAVCA